One genomic segment of Heptranchias perlo isolate sHepPer1 chromosome 3, sHepPer1.hap1, whole genome shotgun sequence includes these proteins:
- the tmem70 gene encoding transmembrane protein 70, mitochondrial, translated as MAGVGLMLRGRSVTLSRAGMAAVCRAARPFCAFSGDTNCYTYRLSDTQRPISAGGPRITGSRTSAQINLPFSQLFRCFCSAGNTVEGRLIYAGNLARVVLGVKFFSYSTSIFSFCMMPYILLQSGLGIQSPALQIAFCGIIGFFTFLSPMVLHLLTKGYVVRLYHDAETDNYTAVTYNVLLQQKKTVFHQKDVKVPGVSKMFTTFYANKKSLLVNPILFWHPNDYSHLMGYDQPFSFNLDELKK; from the exons ATGGCGGGAGTGGGCCTGATGCTGAGGGGTCGCTCAGTTACCCTGAGCAGAGCGGGGATGGCGGCTGTTTGTCGAGCTGCCCGGCCTTTCTGCGCCTTTAGTGGTGACACAAACTGCTACACGTACCGGCTCTCGGACACCCAGCGGCCGATCAGCGCGGGAGGGCCCCGGATTACCGGCAGCCGCACAAGTGCACAg ATTAATCTTCCATTCAGTCAACTTTTTCGCTGCTTTTGCTCAGCTGGAAACACTGTGGAGGGGCGATTGATTTACGCTGGAAACTTGGCCAGGGTAGTACTTG GGGTGAAATTCTTCTCCTACTCCACCAGTATTTTCAGCTTCTGTATGATGCCTTATATCCTCCTGCAGTCTGGCCTTGGAATTCAGAGCCCCGCATTACAAATAGCTTTCTGTGGCATAATAGGATTCTTCACTTTTTTAAGTCCTATGGTATTGCACCTCCTCACCAAAGGTTACGTGGTTCGTCTCTATCATGATGCAGAAACTGACAACTACACAGCAGTCACGTACAATGTTCTCCTCCAGCAGAAGAAAACTGTTTTCCATCAAAAGGATGTGAAAGTTCCAGGAGTCAGCAAGATGTTCACCACATTCTATGCAAACAAAAAGTCACTGCTAGTAAATCCGATACTTTTCTGGCATCCAAATGACTATAGTCACCTAATGGGTTATGATCAGCCCTTTTCCTTTAATTTGGATGAACTAAAAAAGtaa